From the Paenibacillus sp. R14(2021) genome, the window TAAATTCAATCGTGCTTCCATTTCTTCACGCACCCTCTTCATTATTTTTGGGATACTGCGGACCTTCTTCAGATCCTCCTTCGGTATAAGAAGCGCTGCCGAGTTCATGCAATAACGCAACCCGCCTCTATCCTGCGGTCCATCGACAAAGACATGGCCCAAATGTGAATCACCTTCTTGGCTCCTCACATAGTTTGATTATAATTCTAAAGAAATCGGAGTTCTGTAAAATAGATGACAGATGCCGATTCTGTTGGCATGGTAATTTGTAAACTAAACCATCAAGTACCATTGAGTATCATGCAATTTTAATTTGTCCTGGCTGGCTGGAGAAAATCCACACAGTCATCAAATCTGCTTTAATCCTCTAGATGCCAAAATTGCCCTAGAATCGTATTAAAATCACATTAAGCGGTATGTAATAACCTCAAGTATGGCGGTTTATAACGCTTACTTAAGTATCCGATGATATTCCATAATTAATTCATCTAGTTTTTGAGAGAGTTGTAACAAAGCATGGTCTGTTAAATTAAATCTGTTTTGAGCCGCGGCGTTGTTGAGAGATTCTTTAAGTGATTCAATTTTTTCAACAATTGACTTGAGCTCGGATCCCATTACTATCGCCTCCTACTTGGAATTGCCGATAAGTACCTTACGTTCCTTCGGGATATCTGAGCGATTATTGAGAAAGGACTTGAGAAGGCATGTGTAATTTCTATTGAATTGATCATCGTATTGAAGCAAAAATTCAATAATCTCTTTGTCGCTTAGACAATTTGAGCGGTATCTTCGCGGCAACCTTAATGCTGAATAGATATCGGAGATAGCCGCAATACACCCAATTTCACTTTGATTCGCGGAGCCATGAGGGTAGCCGCTGCCATCAAGTCTTTCATGGTGTGAGTAGCAAAAATGAAGGATATCCGAACCGAAGTCAAGTTGTTTTAACGCGTCATGCCCGACCTTCACATGTTCAACAACCAACGTTCTTTCTTCAACGTTCAGACGTTGTGATGATTTCAAAATACTATCCGGCATTGACAACTTTCCTATGTCATGCAGCAAACCTGCGAGAAACATCCGTTCTGCATTACAGGAGGGAAGACGAATGTTTATGGTTAAGTGGTAGGCAATAAATGCAACAACCAGGGAATGATTCGCGGTTTCCGGATCACGGCAATTCATGGAAACGAACAGCGCCTTGCCTTTCTCCCACTCCTGATCACCTTTGTACATACTGAACAACTGAAGAAACAAAGATTGAGAGTCCAGCAAAACATCGTCCATGTGGCACCTCCAAGCAAGAATGGAAAAAATATTCTTTTGCTTATTTAATTAGTCCATAGCGTATCCATGCATAATGCCCGTCTATTTCCTGATCAACCTATCGGAGATTTCTTCTAAAAATCGTTCGCAGTCCATCGCAGCAATTGCTCCACTTCCGGCCGAAGTAATCGCTTGCCGGTAATGAGGATCCTGTACGTCACCGCAAGCGAATACGCCTGGAATACTGGTTTCCGATGTTCTGGGCTTTACAATCAAGTATCCTTGTCTATCGGTCAGAAGCTGTCCGTCAAGAAACTCGGTATTCGGATGATGGCCAATCGCAACGAAAATTCCGTCCGCTTCGAAGATTTCTTCGTCGCCGGTTTGGTTATCGCGCACCTTAAGTCCTGACACTCCCTTCTCGCCCGGGATAACCTCGAGAGGTGTTCGATCTAAACTCCATTCGATTTTTTCATTTTGCCGTGCTCGATCCTGCATGATTTGAGAAGCTTTCAGTTGGTTTCTTCTGTGCACGACACGGACTTCTTTGGCGAACCTCGTCAAGAAATGCGCTTCTTCCATCGCGGAATCGCCTCCGCCTACAACGATTACCTTTTTGCCTCGAAAGAAGAAGCCGTCGCATGTAGCGCAAGTGCTCACGCCTCTTCCGACATATTCATGCTCGTTCGGTATGTGAAGTAAATTCGCGGTCGCCCCTGTCGAGAGGATGACACTCTCGGAGATAAGCGTCTCACCGCTTTCCAAGAACAAACGAAACGGACGGCTCTGCAGATCTACTCGGCTCACCCGACCGGATTTAAACTTGGCTCCGAATCGCTCCGCTTGTTTTCGCATATTATCCATCAGATCCGTTCCCAAAATGCCGTCTGGAAAGCCGGGGAAGTTTTCAACTTCTGTAGTCGTAGTCAGTTGTCCGCCAGGTTGGGTACCTTCGATAACAAGAGGCTCCAGATTCGCCCTTGCCAGGTAGATCGCTGCAGTTAATCCGGCTGGGCCAGTACCGATTACAATTGTTTTGTACATGATAACCACTCCTCAGTATGTTTGTAAGCTTGATCATAACTACGATTTCATGTTCGTTCGAACGTTCCGACGAAATAGCCCCATCCGTTAGGATTGTAAGGCCTGCGAACCCGTCTTGGATGGAAGATCTTCCGCCTGAGTTTGCGTTCCGTTTCTGGCAGCATAGTACCGAGCAAACCTTACGGAGTAACCCAACATGTAGAGAACCACCAGGGAAGCGAGAACATTCAGGACGATCAGGGACACGTACAAGTCAAATAAGTAGCTTAGGAGACCGACTCCCACGATGGGAACAATAAATCCGATGTAACCCGCAAAGTAATAAGTCGTTATCACCTTAGGCCGCTCCGATGCATTCGGAAGCTCGCCGGCCAGTCGCAGGCTCATCTGGAACGTCCAACCGCTGCCCAGCGCCTGAACGAGCACACCGATCCACATTAGGCTTATGCTTCCCGACGTCCCGGAGAGAACGACAAGCCAGGCTCCGCAAGCCAATAAAGCGATACCGATCCTTAGGCGTACGACCGGCTGTTTGAACAAAGGCAGCATTTGCATCATCGTGCCGCCACCCATAAGCAGCAGAATCAGTAGACCGGACACGGCAAGGTTGGAAGTGTGAATCACGTTTTTCACGAACGAGGGAATCAGAGAGAGAATGGTTCCGTTCAAGGTAAACAGCGTGAAAACGGGCAGCGCACTGAACGACCAGAAATGAGGCTTAATGTCGTTAGACACCCCGAGCGAGATCGATGCCGTCGCCGCTCGACGGCGTTCCTTCCGGGCTTGAAAATCCTCGTCCTGCAACGTTTCCAGGCCGAACCAAGCGCTCAGCAGCAGAACGGTCAAAAGCCAAAACGGCGCGCGCAGCGGCATCAGATGCAGATACTCGATGACCAAACCGGCCAAGGCAGGTCCTAGACCGAAACCAACGGAAACGGCCATACCCGATAACAGAATCGCTTTGCCCGCTTTCTCTTTGGACGTTTGCTTCAGCAAGAACGCAACTGCGGTGCCCGTAAAGCTTCCATAAGCGATTCCTTCCAGCATTCTCGCCCCGTAAACGAGCCAGGCCTGCTGGCTTGCCATAAAGAGAAGGGTGGCCAGAATCGACAACAGGATGCTGATACGAAGAACCCGCTTCAATCCCCAACCGCTTCCTCTGGAGCCGACAATGAGCAAAGTGGGCAGCAACAAGACCGCATACATAGCGAATAAAATGGTGATTTGCAGACTGCTTAATCGGTACTGCTCCTGATACAGCGGAAATAAAGGCGACGTAAAGGAAGTTCCGGTGGACATCATGAAGATGACCCATAACATTTTCTTCATAGAGAACGACCTCGCTTTAATTGCATGATGATTTTATTGCAAGTTTTTACTGAGGACCGGATGGCATTCGCCGTACCGGTCCTCTATCCCAATAAGCGGCAATCTCTCCGGAGTCAATCACGCCATTCGCGGTCGATAGCCTCCAGTGTCTACCTCATACATCCGCTTCAGCCACACGCTCCGCCAACGCATTGACCTCTTCAAGCCGTATACGCGGAGATTTTACGAGAGCTAAAAAAGCTGTTGCATCCATTCATTCGGAGTGGCCTTAAACTACTATGTCGCCGCTTCCAGGTGTTCGGTTAAATTTTGGTTGCTCATTGTTCTGAAACCGCCAATATCGAATGATAGCTAGATTGTAATTCTAAAAAAATCGGAATTCTGTAATGTAGTTTACCGTTCTCCTGAAATTGTGAATGACGGTAGAACAATGTAATGTAAATAACGGTGGCAGAAGAAAATTCGCTCGATAACTTTGGTGATGCCGGGACCCGAATAATAGAGGATTGGATGATTTTAGGATCGGTACGTGTTGATCATAACTACATAACCAATTGACATCTGTAAACTATATTACAGAATCATTAATTTATATTTGCTACATTGTTACGATGAAAGACTAAAAAATAAAGGAGCGATAGGTGAAACCAATATTGAAGGCGGATAAGAATTGGAAATTCAGGCGAACATAAACTCAAACATTGCGCGCAGCTGCCGTGCAAAGTGACTGAAATGTATAACTTTTGCTTTAAGCATGTTACCGAAACGTCTTTATAATTGAGAAGCCTAGGATACATTTTGACATCATTAGTCTTTTAAAGCATGATGAATGGACAAAGACTTCTATAAGATGGACATCATTTTCCCTAAAATGGAGGATTATTAAATGGAGGAATACCAAATGAATAAATTATGGTATTTATCTCAAATCAGCATTTTTGAAGAAATGACCAATGAAGAAATGAAGGAAATTGATTTACTAAATACCATTCGCCATTTCAATTGGGTACCGAAAGACGCATTGGTTCAAACACCTGATACTATTCTCGAAGGTCTTTCTTTCGTCAAAAAAGGCAAGCTAAAAGTATATAAATTAAATGACAGTGGGAAACAGTTCACTCTAGGTATATTGACTCATGGGAACATGTTTGGAGAAATCAATTCCTTTTCTTTTGGCACTAAGGATGTTTACATTGAAGCCATAGAACCAACTCTGGTTTGCTCAATATCCGAAGCACAATTCGACCGGCTAATGATAAGCAGACCGAATCTGGCGTTGAAGTTTCTAAAAGCGGTCAGTGAACGGTTGAAGGAAAGAGAAGAACAGTTAGAACAAATTGCATTTAACGGTCTCCGCGAACGGGTGATTCATCTGTTGACGATGCTTAGTTCAAAATTTGGTATCATCGTAGATGGTTATGCTTTAATCGATCTCCCTCTTACGCACCAAGAGATAGCCAACATGCTTGGTGTAACTCGGGAAGCCGTCAGTGGAGTCATGAGTGGGCTTGTGAAGGATGGAGTAATCAAAACGTCTCGTAAGTCTGTTCAGGTAGATGCCGCGATGCTAACCCGATCCGAATAACCTTAACAAAGGGCGGCTGCAGACGCAGTCGCTCTTTTTAGATAAATAAAATTTCAATTAGACACGCCCCTATCGTTGTGAATCATTTCGATTTCAGCATCCGTCTACGGGTATTCCGGACTGTGGGATGAATGGACCTCGGCCTTGGGTCCGATTGTGATTGAATAAGGGACGCCTTTAGGGGGCACCTTCATTTTAAATACAATTTTTTTGTTTCTATATGGTACCTCATTCGGTTTTATCAAAGGAAATTTTTGCGGGGCCGCTTTCAACATCAAATTTAGGCATATAAAAACCGGAAGTGAGCGCCTCCGGTCGTTTTTATATATGAAAGGCTATATGAGCCTGCAAGCGCATCACTTCAGACTTGCAATCGCCTACGCATTGAGCTGCACTTAATCATGGTGATGAAGAGGAAATGAAATAGCTCAATCGATTTCTCGCGATATTAATCTAAATAGACTCCCGGATATTCTTAGGAAGGCTTTTAACAACCAAATTGTAAGAGTGGTCAATCATTTCAAAGATATCCGACTCTGGCAAAGAACCCTCGAGAATAATCGAATTCCAGTGATGTTTGTTCATATGATACCCCGGTCGAACGTCCTCATGCTGTTCTCTCAAGTTTTGTGAAATCACCGGATCGCATTTTAGGTTCAAGAACCCTTTTCCCTCATAAAAAAGAGCGAATATTTTACCTTCAATTTTTATCGCGAGTGGATCGGATCCCAAGGGATAATCCTTTATCGCTCCTTTTTTGTTAAGACAGTATTCGATGAAATTATTTTTCAAACCCGCTCATCTCCTTCGTTAATGACATCGTATAGTCCATGCCGCTAACCTAAACCGTGGGCAAGGATCTTCAGTTTTTATAAAAAGTGATTATTGAAGTTGGTCACGGATTTTAAATTGTTTCCTTCAGGCCTAGCTGTTGAGCGACGGGAGATACCTTTTTTCGTTTTATTGCAATCAATAACATACCGGAAATCGTCATGACTCCCCCGAGCATCTGCGACATCTCCAAAGCATGTCCCAAGATAACCGAAATAATTGCTGTAAAGACAGGAATCAGATTCATCGTTATGCCGGCCTTGCTCGCACCTAGCTTCTTAACACCTTGATTCCAAAATATAAACGAACCGACTGACGGGAACACCCCCATGTATATAACTCCTACGATCCCCAAAGAAGTGATTTTGTCGGAGTGAATCGGATGGAAAAATAAAAAAGGAATCATTAGAATAGCACCGACCAGCGCAATCATCGCAACCAATGTCACAGGCGGAATACCTTTTGCTTTTTTTAGAAGCAATGAATAAGCAGCCCAACATAAGACAGCGAATAGCATGATTGCATCGCCCTCGTTATACGGAGTGTGAAACAACTGCAGCAGGTTACCTCTCGTTAACACAATCATAACACCAATAAACGAGATGATTAATCCAATGAACTGGAAGGCACTTACTTTTTCTCTCAGGAAAATCAACGAAAAGAGCATAATCAAACCAGGTGCAAGGGTAGTAAATAAAGCACTATTCGTCGCAGATGTGAACTGCAATGAAGCATAAGAGAGATAGGTGTAGAGCACAATGGATAAAGCAGCTAGCAGAATGATCAACACCCAGTTATTCCTCCAGATTTGATACCATGAAGGCTTCTCAATAAATTGGGCAATGGGAATAAGAAGAATTAGTCCAACAACCCACCTTAGAAAAACTGTCCATTCAGCAGGAAATTCATCTACAATCAATTTTCCAAAAATGATATTACCGGCCCAAAACAGATTAGCCCCGATCAGAAATGTCCAAGCCTTATAATTCACCATATTTTTCACCTTCACTTTTTTTTGTTTTGCAGATTAACTTTGTACTATTTACTTCGAACTATAAGTGAACCGGATAAATTTATAAATTAAATATACCCATAACTAAAAAAAAGGTATGTAAAGTAAATTACATACTTGAATCGTAGATGTATTTTGTAAAATGTTGTATAAGTACAATAAACTTCTTTGCTCAACTATCAACATTAGGATTTAACATACCGACACCCTATGGCGCGGCTTGCTTCTTCTGGTCTGTTTGCTCTCCGGGAAGTGGCAAGGAAAGCTGATGCTTAGCCTTTCCTCCGTTTCATGCGCTCAGCCGCTCTCCATGATGCTTTAATATAAAAAAGAGGCACAGCCTCCTCAATATTCTGAGGGCTGTGCCTTTGTTTGATCAAACAGGTTTTTTCAGTGGCTCGCGATGAAGCTGTCTCCTTTTGAACACAATTCGAGTTACTGCTGCTGCTGGATGAGGAAAGCGGTGTCCCGGTAGATCCGGGCCGCAATGTCGGTTGTGCTGGTCGTCTTCGTCATCCACAGCCGGACAGACCTTGCTTCCGGCAGGTCGGTCGTATGCTCGGTCAGCCCCTTCTTATTTGCGCGAAAAGTCAATGACGTCCCTCCAGTTCACTTTAACGTCGCTGAGCTGGATTTTACGTATTCATGCTGACCGCTTCGCCGCCAAGCTCAGCATGCGAGATCGCAAAATCAGTTATCGCATCCCCTGACCTCGTCGCTGCCGATGATGCGCTCCCGCCGTGACCTTTAATCTATCTTTCCAAGCTTTTGCAAGGTTCGGATGAACACGGTCGAAGCTTGCACGCGTGTAGTTGTGCCTTTCGGACTAAACTTATCAACATTGATGCCTGTCATGATTTGAAGTTTGACCATCGTGCGAATGGCTTCTAGGTAAGCCGGATCAATGCTGGCTACATCCTTATAACCATCCAAACTAACAAGCTCTTTCGTCATCGGCAGCTTTTCAAGCGTAACAACGGCCGCCAGCATGCTCGCCATTTCCTCGCGTGTCAGCGGTTGGTTAGGCTTGAAGGTGTTTCCCTTCAGCAAACTGAGCAGACCAAGCTCCTTCCTTATTGCCACTTCACCAAAGTACCATGCGCCTTGCTTCACATCTTCGTAAGGTGCTGCACTGCCGGTAACAGCAGTTCCGCGTGCAAGAGTTCGAACGAGCATTACCGTAAACTCGGCTCTAGTTACGGATTTGTCAGGTGCATATTGCCCATGGCCAATACCGTTAACTAGACTTTTTGCCGCAGCGAGATGACGAACTGCTTACCCCAATGGCCTTGTACATCGTCAAAGCTTACCGAATTTTCTGCCACCGCGTACACGCTGTTGGAATATGAGCTAATCATTACATACCACACACCGTCAATCTGTACCGTTTTGGCAGCAACAAACTCAAAATTCTTCGTCGTTTCGTTAAAGCGGAACGCGCCCCATTGCTCCGGAAGGTTGGTCATGTTCTTCGGCATTGGAATTACTCCAGCCAGCGCCTTAGTGAACTTATCTGCTGTTCCGATCATTTGCCCTGTCTTCGTGTTTACAATCTCTATGCTGAAATCCACGATCGCGCCCAGCACTTTACCTCTTGGCAAGCCATTGGCAAATGCCACCTGAATATTCTTATCATCGGACTTGTCGGTTAGTGTAACCTTGAAGCTGATATCATCGGCTTTCAGGTTCTTACCCTCTAAGCTGGTTAAAATGCTAGCCGGTATGCTGACGCACGCCACTCCGTTCTTAGGCAAAACTTCAAGCATGACGGATGCCTTTGTGGTGTCGATTTTATCCGGGTCCAGTGATACGCCGTTCTGATCGATGACAGGTATGGTAAGGTTACTTGACCACTCGTATCAGTTACTCCACCGTTCGCTGCCGTAATGGTCGAGTTTCCGCTGTCCTGTGAGAGGGTTACCGCATGTCCTGGGATCGGGTTATTATTCGCTTCCTTGATCGTCACCGTCAACGTGCTTGCTGCGCCATTCGCTGTGACACTGACTGGCGAAGTGTCAGCGTCGATTGTCCTGCACTCGCCGCACCGGGAGTAAACGTAACTTGCGCAATCTGGGTTACCGTCACGTTGTCTGTCGTGTCAACAGCCGTATAGGTAACGTTTTCCGCGTTCGCATTGGTTGGCATGTTTAGCGTTGTGTTTGGTGAGCCTAGGAGGGGATGTATAGATCTCAATTGTATGTTGAAGCTGCTAACTCGACCGAGGATTTTTTAAAGCGGAGACTCAGACGCTCTGCTCCTTCGGCACCCGCTCCATCCGCGCGGACTGAACCCCAGGGTTCTCCCTCTTGGGGGCTTCCACCAAAAAAATAAAAAACGCAACCCTGCTCGGTTGCGTTGGATGTGTTGGATGTGTTGTTATGGTGGAGAATAGGGGGCTCGAACCCCTGACCTCGTCGCTGCCAGCGACGCGCTCTCCCAGCTGAGCTAATTCCCCATACTAAATCAATTGCTGGTTTTATTCAGTTACTACGGTGACGACAAATAAGATTATAACACGGACATCACATGTAATACAAGCCTATTCTTAGCTTATTTTTCTAATAGTACCCTAACCAGCATTGAAAATAAAAAAACGGCATTTCAGCCGTTTTTCGGGTTTAATTATCCTTGGACAGCATGCTGTTCAGCTCTTTCATGAACATGTCAATATCCTTGAACTGCCGGTATACCGAAGCGAAGCGGACATAAGCCACTTCATCGACGGGATACAGCTGCGACATGACCAATTCACCGATTTCTCGGCTCTCGACCTCGGCCTGGGCCGTTGTCCGCAGCTCTTTCTCCGCTTCGGATACGATAATCTCTAGCTGATCCACCGATACGGGACGCTTCTCGCAAGCCCGGATGAGACCGCGCAAAATTTTGTCGCGGCTGAACTCCTCCCGGCTGCCGTCTTTCTTAATGACGATTAGCGGCGTTTCCTCCACCATTTCGAAAGTGGTGAACCGCCGTGTGCATTTCTCGCATTCACGGCGGCGGCGTATCGATTTATTTTCGTTAGCGGGTCTGGAATCGAGCACTTTCGTCCCAGCATAGTCGCAATACGGACATTTCATCGGTTTATAGTCCTCCGTCTAATTACTTTGTGAACGCGCTGTTCTCCAAATCCCCTGATTCCCATTCGTTACCTGTAATGAAAAAAGAAATACCGCAAATAATACAGTTACCAACCGCAAGGAGGTGAACGACAAATGGCGAACAATAGTGGAAGCAATCAACTTGTAGTCCCACAAGCTAGCGCTGCATTAGACCAAATGAAATACGAGGTCGCTCAAGAGCTTGGTATTTCCCTTCCGCAAGATGGATACTATGGCAACATCTCTACAAAAGATGCCGGTTCCATCGGGGGCAGTATCACTCGTAAATTGGTCCAAATCGCAGAGCAATCTCTCGCAGGTCGTTAATTTTTAGGGCTTCATCAAGCTTTGGCTGGCTGCCTACAAGCAGTCGGCCAAAGTTTTTTTTCTATGCATGCGCCAGGTCCGGATATAAGGCCTTGTACTTATTATAATAATAAATAACCCGCTGTATATAGTGCCTTGTTTCGCCATAAGGCACCTGATCCACCGTATCCGGTTTCCCGTCCCACGTGCCGTCGGACAACCAGCGCTTCACGGTGCCCGGCCCCGCGTTATAAGCCGCGATGACCTTGTACATATTTCCGCCGAACTGATCGTTCAGCGCCTTCAAATACCAGGACCCGATCTCAATGCTGACATCCGGCCTTTGCGAAATCGCCTCGGTCGTGATGTTCGTGAA encodes:
- a CDS encoding DMT family transporter; translation: MVNYKAWTFLIGANLFWAGNIIFGKLIVDEFPAEWTVFLRWVVGLILLIPIAQFIEKPSWYQIWRNNWVLIILLAALSIVLYTYLSYASLQFTSATNSALFTTLAPGLIMLFSLIFLREKVSAFQFIGLIISFIGVMIVLTRGNLLQLFHTPYNEGDAIMLFAVLCWAAYSLLLKKAKGIPPVTLVAMIALVGAILMIPFLFFHPIHSDKITSLGIVGVIYMGVFPSVGSFIFWNQGVKKLGASKAGITMNLIPVFTAIISVILGHALEMSQMLGGVMTISGMLLIAIKRKKVSPVAQQLGLKETI
- a CDS encoding Crp/Fnr family transcriptional regulator gives rise to the protein MNKLWYLSQISIFEEMTNEEMKEIDLLNTIRHFNWVPKDALVQTPDTILEGLSFVKKGKLKVYKLNDSGKQFTLGILTHGNMFGEINSFSFGTKDVYIEAIEPTLVCSISEAQFDRLMISRPNLALKFLKAVSERLKEREEQLEQIAFNGLRERVIHLLTMLSSKFGIIVDGYALIDLPLTHQEIANMLGVTREAVSGVMSGLVKDGVIKTSRKSVQVDAAMLTRSE
- a CDS encoding MFS transporter — protein: MKKMLWVIFMMSTGTSFTSPLFPLYQEQYRLSSLQITILFAMYAVLLLPTLLIVGSRGSGWGLKRVLRISILLSILATLLFMASQQAWLVYGARMLEGIAYGSFTGTAVAFLLKQTSKEKAGKAILLSGMAVSVGFGLGPALAGLVIEYLHLMPLRAPFWLLTVLLLSAWFGLETLQDEDFQARKERRRAATASISLGVSNDIKPHFWSFSALPVFTLFTLNGTILSLIPSFVKNVIHTSNLAVSGLLILLLMGGGTMMQMLPLFKQPVVRLRIGIALLACGAWLVVLSGTSGSISLMWIGVLVQALGSGWTFQMSLRLAGELPNASERPKVITTYYFAGYIGFIVPIVGVGLLSYLFDLYVSLIVLNVLASLVVLYMLGYSVRFARYYAARNGTQTQAEDLPSKTGSQALQS
- a CDS encoding S-layer homology domain-containing protein — its product is MLVRTLARGTAVTGSAAPYEDVKQGAWYFGEVAIRKELGLLSLLKGNTFKPNQPLTREEMASMLAAVVTLEKLPMTKELVSLDGYKDVASIDPAYLEAIRTMVKLQIMTGINVDKFSPKGTTTRVQASTVFIRTLQKLGKID
- a CDS encoding HD-GYP domain-containing protein — its product is MDDVLLDSQSLFLQLFSMYKGDQEWEKGKALFVSMNCRDPETANHSLVVAFIAYHLTINIRLPSCNAERMFLAGLLHDIGKLSMPDSILKSSQRLNVEERTLVVEHVKVGHDALKQLDFGSDILHFCYSHHERLDGSGYPHGSANQSEIGCIAAISDIYSALRLPRRYRSNCLSDKEIIEFLLQYDDQFNRNYTCLLKSFLNNRSDIPKERKVLIGNSK
- a CDS encoding MmcQ/YjbR family DNA-binding protein — protein: MKNNFIEYCLNKKGAIKDYPLGSDPLAIKIEGKIFALFYEGKGFLNLKCDPVISQNLREQHEDVRPGYHMNKHHWNSIILEGSLPESDIFEMIDHSYNLVVKSLPKNIRESI
- a CDS encoding aspartyl-phosphate phosphatase Spo0E family protein, translated to MGSELKSIVEKIESLKESLNNAAAQNRFNLTDHALLQLSQKLDELIMEYHRILK
- a CDS encoding alpha/beta-type small acid-soluble spore protein; this encodes MANNSGSNQLVVPQASAALDQMKYEVAQELGISLPQDGYYGNISTKDAGSIGGSITRKLVQIAEQSLAGR
- a CDS encoding lytic transglycosylase domain-containing protein; translated protein: MKKSKKKRRARKRVFLILILAFLVLLFVRSEWMSRWLYPLQFSEDIAISAENYQLDAHLVAAIIRVETNFKPGAVSKKGAVGVMQLMPDTANWIIQKGGFTNITTEAISQRPDVSIEIGSWYLKALNDQFGGNMYKVIAAYNAGPGTVKRWLSDGTWDGKPDTVDQVPYGETRHYIQRVIYYYNKYKALYPDLAHA
- the trxB gene encoding thioredoxin-disulfide reductase codes for the protein MYKTIVIGTGPAGLTAAIYLARANLEPLVIEGTQPGGQLTTTTEVENFPGFPDGILGTDLMDNMRKQAERFGAKFKSGRVSRVDLQSRPFRLFLESGETLISESVILSTGATANLLHIPNEHEYVGRGVSTCATCDGFFFRGKKVIVVGGGDSAMEEAHFLTRFAKEVRVVHRRNQLKASQIMQDRARQNEKIEWSLDRTPLEVIPGEKGVSGLKVRDNQTGDEEIFEADGIFVAIGHHPNTEFLDGQLLTDRQGYLIVKPRTSETSIPGVFACGDVQDPHYRQAITSAGSGAIAAMDCERFLEEISDRLIRK
- a CDS encoding Ig-like domain-containing protein yields the protein MTIKEANNNPIPGHAVTLSQDSGNSTITAANGGVTDTSGQVTLPYLSSIRTAYHWTRIKSTPQRHPSCLKFCLRTEWRASAYRLAF
- the nrdR gene encoding transcriptional regulator NrdR, with the protein product MKCPYCDYAGTKVLDSRPANENKSIRRRRECEKCTRRFTTFEMVEETPLIVIKKDGSREEFSRDKILRGLIRACEKRPVSVDQLEIIVSEAEKELRTTAQAEVESREIGELVMSQLYPVDEVAYVRFASVYRQFKDIDMFMKELNSMLSKDN